A window of Saccharomyces paradoxus chromosome XI, complete sequence contains these coding sequences:
- the DAL80 gene encoding Dal80p (Negative regulator of genes in multiple nitrogen degradation pathways~similar to YKR034W), whose protein sequence is MVLSDSLKLPSPTLSAAAGVEDCDGEDHPTCQNCFTVKTPLWRRDEHGTVLCNACGLFLKLHGEPRPISLKTDTIKSRNRKKLNNNNANTNANTHSNDPNKIFKRKKRLLTTNSGSLPTNNPKVSILEKFMVSGSIKPLLKPKEALPNTKECTTQRGKFSLDPCEPGGKNYLYQINGSDIYTSNIELTRLPTLSTLLEPSPFSDSAVPEIELTWKLHNEEEVIKLKTKISELELVTDLYKKHIFQLNEKCKQLEVELHSRASVQSHPQL, encoded by the coding sequence ATGGTGCTTAGTGATTCGTTGAAGCTGCCCTCGCCTACACTttctgctgctgctggAGTGGAAGACTGTGATGGAGAGGACCACCCCACGTGCCAGAATTGTTTCACAGTCAAAACACCCCTATGGAGAAGAGATGAACACGGTACTGTTCTCTGTAATGCATGTGGCCTTTTCCTGAAGTTGCACGGGGAACCAAGACCTATCAGTTTGAAGACTGACACCATTAAGTCAAGaaataggaaaaaactGAATAATAACAACGCGAACACTAATGCCAATACCCATTCTAACGACccaaataaaatattcaaaagaaagaagagacTGCTCACAACTAATAGTGGTTCGTTGCCCACCAATAACCCCAAGGTTTCCATTCTGGAAAAATTCATGGTGAGCGGATCCATTAAACCGCTATTGAAACCGAAGGAAGCCCTCCCCAATACAAAGGAGTGCACCACACAGCGGGGAAAATTCTCTTTGGACCCCTGCGAACCTGGTGGGAAGAACTACCTCTATCAGATCAACGGTTCAGATATATACACGTCGAATATAGAGCTGACAAGGCTGCCCACCTTGTCGACGCTATTAGAACCCTCACCTTTTTCAGACTCTGCTGTGCCAGAAATAGAACTGACCTGGAAGCTACATAATGAGGAGGAAGTAATCAAACTAAAGACTAAGATAAGCGAGCTGGAGCTGGTGACGGACCTATACAAAAAGCACATATTCCAACTGAACGAAAAATGCAAGCAATTGGAAGTGGAACTACACTCTAGAGCCTCAGTACAATCTCACCCGCAACTTTGA
- the DID2 gene encoding Did2p (similar to YKR035W), protein MSRNSAAGLENTLFQLKFTSKQLQKQANKASKEEKQETNKLKRALNENEEISRIYASNAIRKKNERLQLLKLASRVDSVASRVQTAVTMRQVSASMGQVCKGMDKALQNMNLQQITMIMDKFEQQFEDLDTSVNVYEDMGVNSDAMLVDNDKVDELMSKVADENGMELKQSAKLDNVPEIKAKEVNVDDEKEDKLAQRLRALRG, encoded by the coding sequence ATGTCACGTAATTCTGCAGCAGGTTTAGAAAACACTCTTTTTCAACTCAAATTTACATCAAAACAACTGCAAAAGCAAGCAAATAAAGCCTCAAAAGAGGAGAAACAGGAAACCAACAAGCTTAAACGTGCCCtcaatgaaaatgaagagatATCTCGTATATATGCATCCAATGctataagaaaaaaaaatgaacgATTACAACTGCTGAAGTTGGCATCCAGAGTGGATTCAGTCGCATCAAGGGTGCAAACTGCCGTGACAATGAGACAGGTGTCTGCATCCATGGGACAAGTTTGCAAAGGCATGGATAAGGCATTGCAGAACATGAATCTACAACAAATAACTATGATAATGGACAAGTTCGAACAGCAGTTTGAAGATTTGGACACTAGTGTCAACGTGTATGAAGATATGGGTGTGAATTCTGATGCTATGCTGGTGGACAATGATAAAGTGGATGAACTAATGAGCAAAGTTGCTGATGAAAACGGCATGGAATTGAAGCAAAGTGCAAAACTGGACAACGTTCCAGAGATAAAGGCGAAGGAGGTTAATGTTGACGacgaaaaggaagataaaCTTGCACAAAGGTTAAGAGCGTTGAGGGGCTGA
- the CAF4 gene encoding Caf4p (WD40 repeat-containing protein associated with the CCR4-NOT complex~similar to YKR036C) — MNSGDARGGNSLVTKPIEIILTKLPHAILGQQQFQKYITSPIYKFLCKLLLFRKLTWTERVNDAQIGQMGIFFFQNNYADSATTFRILASLDKQRYPLPIGAAETNLPSLFEGFKATVSIIQQGLLVDDVKEAINNDEEEYVLLRHINTDFVNKTYSSNDLTRLLQDVKTNVENLSIRKTLEMDELTRLDSMINELNSRKLKILERVKNIDSKSTNLESDVILIKDRIDFIKEYSLEANHEKSVQMKLEEETLFKSSSSTQNKEPVSSLNDDETNDTRLKGFYKRPHEKSQAKNNKMNTTTESHSRNSMAFRMTITHGEHGNSITALDFDMPWGTLCSSSYQDRIVKVWDLNHGGQVGELPGHLATVNCMQLDKTNSNMLITGSKDATMKLWDLNLSRELYLDHSPLKQNTEEIITPCIHNFELHNDEITALSFDSEALVSGSKDKKIFHWDLATGKCIQQLDLIFTPTYSDIKMPARSLNNYTRLPGTEAPMIGALQCYNSALATGTKDGIVRLWDLRVGKPVRLLEGHTDGITGLKFDSEKLVTGSVDNSVRIWDLRTSSILDVIAYDLPVSSLDFDGKLITVGANERGVNVFNMERDEHWMTPEPPHSLDGDELSRRIAIVKYKDGFLINGHNNGDINVWTL, encoded by the coding sequence ATGAATTCAGGAGATGCTAGAGGAGGAAACTCTCTGGTGACTAAACCAATTGAAATAATACTTACTAAGCTGCCACATGCTATACTAGGGCAACAacaattccaaaaatataTAACGAGCCCTATCTAcaaatttctttgcaaACTACTACTGTTCAGAAAATTGACTTGGACCGAGAGAGTAAACGATGCCCAGATAGGACAGATGggaattttcttctttcaaaacaaTTATGCAGACTCTGCGACAACTTTCAGAATACTCGCTTCTTTGGATAAGCAACGATACCCGCTACCCATCGGTGCCGCTGAAACGAATTTACCTTCTTTGTTTGAAGGATTCAAAGCCACTGTTTCCATTATTCAACAAGGACTGCTGGTAGATGATGTAAAGGAGGCTATCAATaatgatgaggaagaaTACGTTCTATTACGACATATTAACACTGATTTCGTGAATAAAACATACTCTAGCAATGACCTAACACGGTTACTTCAGGATGTGAAAACTAACGTGGAAAACCTGTCAATCAGAAAAACGTTAGAAATGGACGAGTTGACTAGATTAGATTCCATGATTAATGAACTAAATTCCAGGAAATTGAAGATCCTGGAAAGggtaaaaaatattgatagTAAGTCTACCAATCTTGAGAGTGACGTAATACTGATAAAGGATAGAATAGATTTTATCAAGGAATATAGTTTGGAAGCCAATCATGAAAAGAGCGTACAAATgaaattggaagaagaaacgTTGTTCAAATCCTCATCCTCTAcacaaaataaagaacCCGTATCGTCGCtaaatgatgatgaaactAACGATACAAGGTTGAAAGGTTTTTATAAGAGGCCCCATGAAAAAAGCCAGgccaaaaacaataaaatgAATACTACTACAGAATCGCATAGTCGAAATTCAATGGCTTTCAGAATGACAATAACCCATGGTGAGCATGGAAACAGCATAACCGCACTGGATTTTGATATGCCATGGGGAACGTTATGCTCATCAAGCTACCAGGATCGTATAGTAAAAGTGTGGGATTTGAACCATGGAGGGCAAGTTGGAGAGCTGCCTGGTCACCTCGCTACGGTCAACTGTATGCAGCTAGATAAGACAAACTCCAATATGTTAATTACTGGAAGTAAAGATGCCACTATGAAATTGTGGGACTTAAATCTTAGTAGGGAGCTATATTTGGACCACAGTCCATTGAAACAGAATACAGAAGAGATTATTACACCATGTATCCATAATTTTGAATTACATAACGACGAAATCACAGCCCTATCCTTTGATTCGGAAGCTTTAGTTAGCGGATCTAAGgacaagaaaatattccaCTGGGATTTGGCGACGGGGAAATGTATTCAACAACTTGACCTTATTTTCACACCTACATACAGCGACATTAAAATGCCTGCGCGTTCCTTAAACAATTATACACGTTTACCTGGCACTGAAGCACCAATGATAGGAGCACTCCAATGTTACAACTCAGCATTAGCAACAGGAACAAAAGACGGTATTGTGCGACTATGGGATTTAAGAGTTGGCAAACCAGTAAGATTGCTAGAAGGCCATACTGATGGAATCACAGGTTTGAAGTTCGACTCTGAAAAACTAGTAACAGGTTCGGTAGACAATAGTGTAAGAATTTGGGATCTGAGGACAAGCTCAATACTTGACGTAATCGCGTATGATTTACCCGTATCCTCCTTAGATTTCGATGGTAAGTTAATTACTGTTGGTGCAAACGAGAGAGGGGTCAATGTCTTCAACATGGAGCGCGATGAGCATTGGATGACCCCTGAACCACCGCATTCACTGGACGGGGATGAGCTGAGTAGAAGAATTGCTATTGTAAAGTATAAAGACGGATTTCTCATTAACGGGCACAACAATGGAGACATTAACGTATGGACACTTTAG
- the SPC34 gene encoding Spc34p (Essential subunit of the Dam1 complex (aka DASH complex)~similar to YKR037C), which produces MAESLDGCIDDINRAVDSMSTLYFKPPGIFHNAILQGASNKANIRKDITRLIKDCNHDEAYLLFKVNPEKQSVSRRDGKEGVFDYVNKRDTDMKRNRRLGKPGEKPIIHVPKEVYLNKDRLDLNNKRRRTATTSGGGLNSFIFDTDLIGSSVISNSSSGTFKALSAVFKDDPQIQRLLYALENGSVLMEEESNNQRRKTIFVEDFPTDLILKVMAEVTDLWPLTEFKQDYDQLYHNYEQLSSKLRFIKKEVLLQDDRLKTMSQYHPSSSHDVAKIIRKEKDEIRRLEMELTNLQKQETTSARE; this is translated from the coding sequence ATGGCTGAAAGTTTGGATGGATGTATAGACGATATAAACAGGGCAGTAGACTCCATGTCTACGCTATATTTCAAGCCACCAGGAATATTTCATAATGCCATCCTACAGGGAGCCAGCAACAAGGCAAACATTAGGAAAGACATTACTAGACTAATAAAGGACTGCAACCACGACGAGGCTTATCTTCTGTTCAAAGTCAACCCCGAGAAGCAATCCGTTTCACGTAGAGACGGTAAAGAGGGAGTATTTGACTATGTAAACAAACGAGATACGgatatgaaaagaaatagaaggCTGGGCAAACCAGGTGAAAAACCGATCATCCACGTGCCCAAGGAAGTTTATTTGAACAAAGATCGTCTCGATCTGAACAATAAAAGGAGAAGAACTGCCACTACAAGTGGCGGCGGTTTAAacagttttatttttgatacAGATCTTATCGGATCCTCGGTCATTTCGAATTCAAGCTCAGGTACTTTCAAAGCACTATCAGCCGTGTTCAAGGATGATccacaaattcaaagactCTTATATGCTTTGGAAAATGGAAGTGTGCTCATGGAAGAAGAGTCCAACAaccaaagaaggaaaacTATCTTTGTGGAGGACTTTCCAACTGATTTGATTCTTAAAGTTATGGCAGAAGTAACTGATTTATGGCCACTAACGGAGTTCAAACAGGATTACGACCAATTGTACCATAACTATGAACAACTGTCTTCCAAGCTCCGGTTCATCAAGAAAGAGGTTTTGCTTCAAGATGATCGCTTAAAGACTATGTCACAGTACCacccttcttcttctcaCGATGTTGCTAAGATTATtcgcaaagaaaaagatgaaattagGCGGCTGGAAATGGAATTGACCAATTTGCAAAAGCAGGAAACCACTTCCGCTCGAGAATAG
- the KAE1 gene encoding tRNA N6-adenosine threonylcarbamoyltransferase (ATPase of HSP70/DnaK family~similar to YKR038C) gives MRVSILSKMVNLNTIPPKNGRDYYIALGLEGSANKLGVGIIKHPLLPKHANSDLSYDCEAEMLSNIRDTYVTPPGEGFLPRDTARHHRNWCVRLIKQALAEAGIKNPTLDIDVICFTKGPGMGAPLHSVVIAARTCSLLWDVPLVGVNHCIGHIEMGREITKAQNPVVLYVSGGNTQVIAYSEKRYRIFGETLDIAIGNCLDRFARTLKIPNEPSPGYNIEQLAKRAPHKENLVELPYTVKGMDLSMSGILASIDLLAKDLFKGNKKNKILFDKKTGEQKVTVEDLCYSLQENLFAMLVEITERAMAHVNSNQVLIVGGVGCNVRLQEMMAQMCKDRANGQLHATDNRFCIDNGVMIAQAGLLEYRMGGTVKDFSETVVTQKFRTDEVYAAWRD, from the exons ATGCGTGTATCTATCTT GAGCAAAATGGTCAATTTGAACACTATCCCGCCCAAAAATGGTAGAGACTATTATATTGCGCTTGGGCTCGAAGGTTCCGCAAATAAACTGGGCGTTGGCATAATTAAGCACCCGCTTCTGCCTAAACATGCCAACAGCGACCTATCTTACGATTGTGAGGCTGAAATGCTTTCTAATATCAGAGACACATATGTGACACCTCCCGGGGAGGGATTTTTGCCTCGTGACACGGCAAGGCACCACAGAAATTGGTGTGTAAGACTCATCAAACAAGCATTGGCCGAAGCTGGCATCAAGAACCCCACATTAGACATTGATGTAATTTGCTTTACCAAAGGCCCTGGGATGGGAGCACCCCTGCATTCGGTTGTCATTGCCGCCAGAACGTGCTCCTTGCTGTGGGACGTGCCGCTAGTGGGTGTAAACCATTGCATTGGCCACATCGAAATGGGAAGGGAAATCACCAAAGCTCAGAACCCTGTGGTACTATATGTAAGTGGGGGAAACACACAGGTTATTGCATACTCGGAGAAGCGGTACCGGATCTTTGGTGAAACGCTTGATATCGCTATCGGTAATTGTCTTGATAGATTTGCAAGAACTCTAAAGATACCTAATGAGCCATCGCCTGGTTACAACATCGAGCAGTTAGCCAAAAGGGCCCCTCACAAGGAGAACTTGGTAGAACTTCCATACACAGTAAAAGGAATGGATCTTTCGATGAGCGGTATCTTAGCTTCCATCGATTTGCTGGCCAAGGACCTATTTAAGGgcaataagaaaaataagattCTATTTGACAAGAAAACGGGCGAGCAAAAAGTAACTGTGGAGGATCTTTGCTATTCCTTGCAAGAGAACCTGTTTGCCATGCTTGTTGAGATAACGGAAAGGGCTATGGCTCACGTTAACTCTAATCAAGTTTTAATCGTAGGCGGTGTGGGCTGCAACGTGCGACTACAAGAAATGATGGCGCAAATGTGTAAAGACAGAGCCAATGGGCAGTTGCATGCTACAGATAACAGGTTTTGTATCGATAATGGAGTTATGATTGCACAAGCAGGGCTACTAGAGTATAGAATGGGTGGCACCGTGAAGGACTTTTCTGAAACTGTAGTCACACAAAAATTTAGAACTGACGAAGTATACGCAGCCTGGCGTGATTAA
- the GAP1 gene encoding amino acid permease GAP1 (General amino acid permease~similar to YKR039W), producing MSNTSSYEKNNPENLKHNGITIDSEFLTQEPITIPSNGSAVSIDETGSGSKWQDFKDSFRRVKPIEVDPNLTEAEKVAVITAQTPLKHHLKNRHLQMIAIGGAIGTGLLVGSGTALRTGGPASLLIGWGSTGTMIYTMVMALGELAVIFPISGGFTTYATRFIDESFGYANNFNYMLQWLVVLPLEIVSASITVNFWGTDPKYRDGFVALFWVVIVIINMFGVKGYGEAEFVFSFIKVITVVGFIILGIILNCGGGPEGGYIGGKYWHDPGAFAGDTPGAKFKGVCSVFVTAAFSFAGSELVGLASSESVEPRKSVPKAAKQVFWRITLFYILSLLMIGLLVPYNDPSLIGASSVDAAASPFVIAIKTHGIKGLPSVVNVVILIAVLSVGNSAIYACSRTMVALAEQRFLPEIFAYVDRKGRPLVGIAVTSAFGLIAFVAASKKEGEVFNWLLALSGLSSLFTWGGICICHIRFRKALAAQGRNLDELSFKSPTGVWGSYWGLFMVIIMFIAQFYVALFPVGDSPSAEGFFEAYLSFPLVMAMYIGHKIYKRNWKIFIPAEEMDIDTGRREVDLELLKQEIAEEKAILATKPRWYRIWNFWC from the coding sequence atgagtAATACTTCTTCGTACGAGAAGAATAATCCGGAAAATCTGAAACACAATGGTATTACCATAGATTCTGAATTCCTTACTCAGGAACCTATAACCATTCCTTCAAATGGGTCCGCCGTTTCTATTGATGAAACAGGTTCAGGGTCCAAATGGCAGGATTTCAAGGATTCCTTCAGGAGGGTAAAGCCTATTGAAGTCGATCCTAATCTTACAGAAGCTGAAAAGGTGGCCGTCATCACTGCTCAAACTCCGTTGAAACACCACTTGAAAAATAGACATTTGCAAATGATTGCAATTGGTGGTGCCATCGGTACTGGTCTGCTGGTTGGGTCAGGTACTGCATTAAGAACAGGTGGTCCCGCTTCGCTGCTGATTGGATGGGGGTCTACAGGTACTATGATTTACACTATGGTTATGGCTCTGGGTGAATTAGCTGTGATTTTCCCCATTTCAGGTGGTTTCACTACGTATGCTACTAGATTTATTGATGAGTCGTTTGGTTACGCAAATAACTTTAATTATATGTTACAATGGTTGGTTGTGCTGCCCTTAGAAATTGtctcagcttccattaCTGTGAATTTTTGGGGTACGGATCCGAAGTACAGAGATGGATTTGTCGCACTTTTTTGGGTTGTAATTGTTATTATCAATATGTTTGGTGTCAAAGGTTATGGTGAGGCAGAATTTGTCTTTTCATTTATCAAGGTTATCACTGTCGTTGGATTCATCATCTTAggtattattttaaattgTGGTGGTGGACCAGAAGGTGGTTACATTGGTGGTAAGTATTGGCATGATCCTGGTGCATTTGCTGGTGACACTCCCGGTGCAAAGTTCAAGGGTGTTTGTTCTGTTTTCGTTACTGCCGCCTTTTCCTTCGCCGGTTCAGAATTGGTTGGTCTTGCTTCCAGTGAATCCGTAGAACCTAGAAAGTCCGTCCCTAAGGCTGCTAAACAAGTTTTCTGGAGAATCACCTTATTTTACATTTTGTCGCTGCTAATGATTGGTCTTTTAGTCCCATATAACGATCCAAGTTTGATTGGTGCCTCCTCCGTGGATGCTGCTGCCTCACCTTTCGTCATTGCCATTAAAACACACGGTATCAAAGGTTTACCAAGTGTCGTTAATGTGGTCATCTTGATTGCTGTGTTGTCTGTCGGTAACTCTGCCATCTATGCATGCTCCAGAACAATGGTTGCCCTGGCAGAACAAAGATTCCTACCAGAAATCTTCGCTTACGTCGACCGTAAGGGTAGACCACTGGTGGGTATTGCTGTTACATCTGCATTCGGTCTTATTGCATTCGTCGCCGCCTCCAAAAAGGAAGGTGAAGTTTTCAACTGGTTACTGGCCTTGTCTGGGTTGTCATCCCTTTTCACATGGGGTGGTATCTGTATTTGTCACATCCGTTTCAGAAAGGCATTGGCCGCCCAGGGTAGAAACTTGGATGAACTGTCTTTCAAATCTCCTACTGGTGTTTGGGGGTCCTACTGGGGGTTGTTTAtggttattattatgttcATTGCCCAATTCTACGTTGCTCTGTTCCCAGTAGGTGATTCTCCTAGTGCAGAAGGTTTCTTCGAAGCTTATCTGTCCTTCCCACTTGTTATGGCTATGTACATCGGACATAAGATCTACAAGAGGAATTGGAAGATTTTTATCCCAGCAGAAGAAATGGACATTGACACTGGTAGAAGAGAAGTCGACTTGGAGTTAttgaaacaagaaattgcagaagaaaaggcaaTTTTGGCCACCAAGCCAAGATGGTATAGAATCTGGAATTTCTGGTGTTGA
- a CDS encoding uncharacterized protein (similar to YKR041W) encodes MSGEDYMTSDDENDAEKRYVRPIFVRKRKGEEDDADTSTDNDHHYHHHPCDRPERPSQRQNENTQSNTIRLVPVTMSTVKCPLKKKKKKSMSTSSHDTTLFEYGESIAGYKCVTTEREIDRLKQRKESESTSESEVDVFAFDQANGSEAKVEAEERYARVIRQYWRMTKDEPAILPLPDTPTLAAVTLDMINEYNVAQFYTMSSALMDASRVDLIRRDRIRWHPDKHRYHKPKVTKLFQAINGLWEQVKTEK; translated from the coding sequence ATGAGTGGTGAAGATTACATGACCAGCGATGACGAGAATGACGCCGAAAAGAGATATGTAAGGCCAATCTTCGTAAGAAAGCGCAAGggagaagaagacgacGCTGACACTAGCACAGACAATGATCACCACTATCACCACCACCCATGTGACAGACCCGAGAGGCCATCGCAGCGTCAAAACGAAAATACGCAAAGTAACACCATACGGCTTGTACCAGTGACGATGAGCACGGTGAAGTGCccgctgaaaaaaaagaaaaagaagagcatGAGCACAAGTAGTCATGATACTACCCTTTTCGAGTACGGTGAAAGCATAGCAGGTTACAAGTGCGTTACGACCGAGAGGGAAATAGACCGCTTGAAAcagagaaaagaaagcgAAAGCACGAGTGAAAGCGAAGTCGACGTTTTCGCCTTTGACCAGGCAAATGGCAGCGAAGCTAAAGTCGAAGCCGAAGAACGTTACGCACGGGTTATCCGACAGTATTGGCGCATGACTAAAGATGAGCCGGCCATCTTACCGCTGCCGGATACACCTACCCTAGCGGCTGTCACTTTAGATATGATCAACGAGTACAATGTAGCACAATTCTACACAATGAGCAGTGCCTTGATGGATGCAAGCCGAGTAGACCTAATCCGCCGCGACAGAATCCGGTGGCACCCGGACAAGCATCGTTATCATAAGCCCAAAGTCACAAAATTGTTTCAGGCCATTAACGGCTTGTGGGAGCAAGTAAAGACCGAGAAgtaa
- the UTH1 gene encoding SUN family protein UTH1 (Mitochondrial inner membrane protein~similar to YKR042W), with translation MKLSALLALSASTAVLAAPAVHHSDNHHHNDKRAVVTVTQYVNADGAVVIPAATTATSAAANGKAESVAAATTTLSSTAATTSAAASSSSSSSSSSSSVGSGDFEDGTISCSDFPSGQGAVSLDWLGLGGWASIMDMNGNTATSCQDGYYCSYACSPGYAKTQWPSEQPSDGRSVGGLYCKNGKLYRSNTNTNSLCEEGQGSAQAVNKASGSIAICGTDYPGSENMVVPTVVGAGSTQPINVIKEDSYYQWQGKKTSAQYYVNNAGVSVEDGCIWGTEGSGVGNWAPVVLGAGYTDGITYLSIIPNPNNKEAPNFNVKIVATDGSTVNGACSYENGVYSGSGSDGCTVSVTSGSANFVFY, from the coding sequence ATGAAATTATCTGCTCTATTAGCTTTATCGGCCTCCACCGCCGTCTTGGCAGCTCCAGCTGTTCACCATAGCGACAACCACCACCACAATGACAAACGTGCCGTTGTTACCGTTACCCAGTACGTCAACGCAGACGGCGCTGTTGTTATTCCAGCCGCCACCACCGCTACCTCAGCGGCTGCTAATGGGAAGGCCGAGTCCGTTGCTGCTGCTACCACTACTTTGTCCTCGACTGCCGCGACTACCTCTGCCGCAGCTTCCTcctcctcatcatcatcatcttcctcctcttcagTTGGTTCTGgagattttgaagatggtACCATTTCCTGTTCTGATTTCCCATCTGGACAAGGTGCCGTCTCTTTGGACTGGTTAGGTCTAGGTGGCTGGGCCTCTATCATGGACATGAACGGTAACACTGCTACCTCTTGTCAAGACGGATATTACTGTTCTTACGCTTGTTCTCCAGGCTATGCCAAAACTCAATGGCCTTCTGAGCAACCTTCCGATGGTAGATCTGTTGGTGGGTTGTACTGTAAGAACGGTAAGTTGTACCGTTCCAACACTAACACCAATAGCTTGTGTGAAGAAGGTCAAGGTTCTGCCCAAGCTGTTAACAAGGCCTCTGGCTCCATTGCTATTTGTGGTACTGATTATCCAGGTTCCGAAAACATGGTCGTTCCTACCGTAGTTGGCGCTGGTTCCACCCAACCAATCAACGTCATCAAGGAAGACTCCTACTATCAATGGCAAGGTAAGAAGACCTCTGCTCAATACTACGTTAACAACGCTGGTGTCTCTGTGGAAGATGGTTGTATCTGGGGTACTGAAGGTTCTGGTGTCGGTAACTGGGCCCCAGTTGTCTTGGGTGCTGGCTACACTGATGGTATCACTTACTTGTCCATCATTCCAAACCCAAACAATAAAGAAGCCCCAAATTTCAATGTTAAGATCGTTGCCACCGATGGCTCTACCGTCAATGGTGCTTGCTCTTATGAAAATGGTGTCTACTCTGGTTCTGGCTCTGACGGTTGTACCGTTTCAGTCACTTCCGGTTCTGCTAACTTTGTCTTTTACTAA
- the SHB17 gene encoding sedoheptulose-bisphosphatase (Sedoheptulose bisphosphatase involved in riboneogenesis~similar to YKR043C) — MPSLTPRCIIVRHGQTEWSKSGQYTGLTDLPLTPYGEGQMLRTGESVFRNNQFLNPDNITYIFTSPRLRARQTVDLVLKPLSDEQRAKIRVVVDDDLREWEYGDYEGMLTREIIELRKSRGLDKERPWNIWRDGCENGETTQQIGLRLSRVIARIQNLHRKHQSEGRASDIMVFAHGHALRYYAAIWFGLGVQKKCETIEEIQNVKSYDDDTVPYVKLESYRHLIDNPCFLLDAGGIGVLSYAHHNIDEPALELAGPFVSPPEEESQHGDV, encoded by the coding sequence AGTATACTGGTTTAACAGATCTACCGTTAACGCCCTACGGTGAGGGCCAAATGTTGAGAACCGGTGAGAGTGTTTTCCGCAATAATCAGTTCTTGAATCCAGATAATATCACTTATATTTTCACCTCCCCACGTTTGCGTGCCAGACAAACTGTGGACTTGGTTTTGAAGCCATTGAGCGACGAGCAAAGAGCCAAGATCCGTGTGGTGGTGGACGACGACTTGCGAGAGTGGGAGTACGGTGACTACGAAGGGATGCTGACTCGGGAAATCATTGAATTGAGGAAGTCGCGCGGTTTGGACAAAGAGAGGCCATGGAATATCTGGAGAGACGGGTGTGAGAATGGTGAAACTACTCAGCAAATTGGGTTGAGACTATCCCGTGTTATTGCCAGAATCCAGAACTTGCACCGCAAGCACCAGAGTGAAGGCAGAGCATCAGACATCATGGTCTTTGCACACGGCCATGCATTGCGTTATTATGCTGCTATCTGGTTTGGACTGGGCGTGCAAAAGAAATGTGAGACGATTGAggaaattcaaaatgtCAAGTCCTATGATGACGACACGGTTCCATACGTGAAGTTGGAGTCTTACAGACATTTGATAGACAATCCATGTTTCTTATTGGACGCCGGTGGGATTGGTGTTTTGTCATATGCTCATCACAACATTGACGAACCTGCATTGGAACTAGCAGGTCCATTTGTCTCGCCACCAGAGGAGGAATCCCAACATGGCGATGTGTAA